A genomic window from Euleptes europaea isolate rEulEur1 chromosome 9, rEulEur1.hap1, whole genome shotgun sequence includes:
- the M1AP gene encoding meiosis 1 arrest protein, which yields MNFGRRGGPAGESPAPHSRQPWRILVVDVRAPHWAHACRQTCEALENILALAGSLVGLPRIPQLSIYVAQSQPECLLPFVPVRGGFARIQRGLAELRAFPAEGALPPREEAVTQAVKDGLQQFKQFIRQSAAGAPLNSSSVEITVLTGQVGTEMVKQLEAGLQGADLVSLHQLQVVMIGRDPLLDPSDAEGLGRARGEANCIENAMLLGTAIDLQAIENDRLALETFFKAWLHDCGTDQEHLHLLLPPCAAGASPACVKCDVQERLLSPALLPAACSSSNPGNPVEATGPFWMRAGHGMPPHRLRVVRALKAEGLCASVLFGCPLIIRPTSCWQLNWDELEANQHSFQALCHCLWRREWVLLARCEPWEAGPGWGPSANSYQVLLPSNSASLLLQSVAVRELLMPCSFPLLPEDLPKEALGRMERILEGLPVEPAYNPLCVTNHLYRVLRSSMGRSQASRPQRTAGRHLPRQQSSRQPQSKARAAVAPLRVGPPPPASPGPLPLCSREEEDFLDTP from the exons ATGAACTTCGGAAGGCGAGGGGGACCTGCTGGCGAAAGCCCTGCTCCTCATTCTCGGCAGCCCTGGCGGATCCTCGTGGTGGACGTTCGTGCCCCTCACTGGGCCCACGCCTGCCGCCAGACCTGTGAAGCCCTGGAAAACATCTTGGCCCTGGCTGGCAGCCTGGTGGGCCTTCCCCGCATCCCCCAGCTCAGCATCTACGTGGCCCAGAGCCAGCCGGAGTGCCTGTTGCCCTTTGTG CCGGTGAGAGGGGGCTTTGCCCGCATCCAGAGAGGCCTCGCGGAGCTCCGTGCCTTCCCAGCCGAAGGGGCGCTTCCGCCCAGGGAGGAGGCGGTGACCCAGGCGGTGAAGGATGGGCTGCAGCAGTTTAAGCAGTTCATCAGGCAGAGTGCAGCAGGCGCCCCCCTCAACAGCTCCTCCGTTGAG ATCACAGTCCTGACTGGCCAAGTTGGCACAGAGATGGTCAAGCAACTGGAGGCTGGGCTGCAGGGCGCTGACCTGGTCAGTCTTCACCAGCTGCAAGTGGTCATGATTGGAAGGGATCCGTTGCTGGACCCGTCAGATGCAGAGGGACTCGGCCGTGCCAGAGGAGAAGCCAACTGCATCG AGAACGCCATGCTCCTGGGCACAGCCATTGACCTCCAGGCCATAGAGAACGATCGCTTGGCCTTGGAGACTTTCTTCAAAGCTTGGCTACATGACTGCGGCACAGACCAAGAGCACCTCCACCTCCTCTTGCCTCCTTGCGCAGCCGGGGCCAGCCCAG CGTGTGTGAAATGCGACGTCCAGGAGAGGCTCCTCAGTCCTGCGCTCCTTCCTGctgcctgcagcagcagcaacccgGGAAACCCAGTCGAAGCCACAGGCCCCTTCTGGATGAGGGCTGGCCATGGCATGCCCCCACACAGACTCCGGGTGGTCAG GGCGCTGAAGGCGGAAGGGCTGTGTGCTTCGGTGCTTTTCGGGTGCCCTCTCATCATCCGGCCCACCAGCTGCTGGCAGCTGAACTGGGATGAACTGGAGGCCAACCAGCACAGCTTCCAGGCCCTCTGCCACTGCCTGTGG AGACGGGAGTGGGTGCTTCTGGCCCGGTGTGAGCCCTGGGAGGCAGGTCCTGGCTGGGGGCCCTCGGCAAACTCCTACCAGGTCCTCCTGCCTTCCAACTCCGCttcgctgctgctgcagtctgtCGCCGTCCGAGAGCTCCTTATGCCCTgcagcttccccctcctccccgaaGACCTGCCTAAAGAGGCACTCGGCCGAATGGAG CGCATCCTGGAGGGGCTGCCGGTGGAGCCTGCCTACAACCCCCTGTGCGTGACGAATCACCTGTACAGAGTGCTGAGGAGCAGCATGGGCCGGTCGCAGGCCTCCAGACCACAGCGCACGGCTGGACGGCACCTGCCCCGCCAG CAATCCAGCCGGCAGCCCCAGAGCAAGGCCCGGGCGGCTGTGGCTCCCCTGCGCGTGGGGCCCCCCCCACCGGCGAGCCCTGGACCCCTCCCGCTTTGCTCCAGAGAGGAAGAGGACTTCCTGGACACCCCCTAG